The following is a genomic window from Halodesulfovibrio sp..
AAAAGCTCTTACACTTTCGTGTAAGAGCTTAACTTGCTTTGGCGTCCCCAAGGGGATTTGAACCCCTGTCGCCTGCGTGAAAGGCAGGTGTCCTGGGCCAGGCTAGACGATGGGGACGCGTCGAAATATGTATTTCTAAAAAAACTAGATATATTCTTAGAAAAAATTTGGCTGGGCTACAAGGACTCGAACCTTGATTAACGGAGCCAGAACCCGTCGTCCTGCCAATTGAACGATAGCCCAGCAAGTGAGATGTGTATCTATGGAAAACACAGCCCTCTGTCAACGGAAATTTTCAAAAAAAAGACAAAAAGTAAAGCTTATTGCTTGAAACAGCATTATTATCGACAAAAAAATCCCCTGCTTTGCAAAGCAGGGGATCACTAATAGTCAAACTTTATTTATTTCTGGTTGCGCTCTACACGCTTCCAGCTGTCACGCAATGTTGCTGTACGGTTAAACACAGGCTTTTCAGTAGTCGTATCAAGATCTGCACAATAGTAGCCAAGACGTTCAAACTGTACGCGCTCACCAGCTTTGCATTCAGCCAAACGCGGCTCAAGGTATGCGGTGATAATTTTTTCAGAATCAGGATTAATGTAGTCGATAAAAGTCTTTCCTTCCTCGACCTTATTTGGATTCTCTTTCTCAAAAAGCGGTTCGTACAAACGCACTTCGGCAGGAACTGCATGCTTTACAGAAACCCAGTGCAAGGTGCCTTTTACTTTACGTCCGTCTTCAGACCAGCCACCCTTTGTTTCAGGATCGTAGGTACAATGGATTTCAGTAATTTCACCGTTCTCATCTTTCACAACATCAGTACACGTAATGTAGTATGCGTAGCGCAGACGAACTTCTTTACCTACAGTAAGGCGGAAGAATTTTCGAGGTGCTTCTTCTCGGAAATCTGCACGTTCGATATATAACTCACGAGAGAAAGGAACGGTACGCTTGCCGTACTCTTCAAGCTCTGGATGCAGCGGCATTTCAAACTCATCAACCTGATCTTCCGGGTAGTTTGTGATAACCACTTTTACCGGATCAACAACACCCATCAAGCGTGGTGCTACAGCATTAAGTTTTTCACGCATGCAGAATTCGAGCATCGCAGCATCAACCATAGAATCTGCTTTTGCTACGCCGATACGGGAACAAAATTCGCGAATAGCTTCCGGTGGACAACCACGACGACGCAGACCGGAAATGGTCGGCATGCGAGGATCATCCCAACCACGCACATGTCCTTCTTCTACAAGCTGGATAAGCTTGCGCTTGGAAAGAACAGTGTGCGTAAGATTAAGGCGTGCGAACTCAATCTGCTGCGGGCGGTACACACCAAGAGTCTCAAGCAACCAGTCATACAGCTCACGGTTGTTTTCAAACTCAAGAGTACAAATTGAATGCGTAATATGTTCCTGAGAATCAGAAAGGCAATGTGCAAAGTCGTACATCGGGTAAATGCACCACGCATCACCTGTTCGATGGTGCGTTGCTCTGCGGATACGGTACAATGCAGGGTCGCGCATAATCATGTTCGGTGATGCCATGTCAATTTTGGCACGCAGTACGCATTCACCGTCTGCAAATTCGCCGTTACGCATCCGATTGAACAAATCAAGGTTTTCTTCAACGCTACGGGTGCGGTAAGGGCTTTCTGTACCTGGCTCAGTAAGGGTTCCACGCATTTCACGGATAGCTTCCGGTGTGGAATGATCCACATACGCTTTGCCCATTTCGATCAGCTTTACAGCGTGACCAAAGAGCACTTCAAAATAGTCAGAAGTATAAAATGGCTTTTCGCCCCAATCAAAACCGAGCCATGTAACATCTTCCTGAATGGAACGAACGTATTCGTCTTCCTCTTTCAACGGGTTTGTGTCGTCAAAACGAAGGTTGCAAATGCCGCCTTCGTGCTCTTGCGCAATGCCAAAGTTCAAGCAAATGGATTTTGCATGCCCAAGATGCAGATAGCCGTTCGGCTCCGGTGGAAAACGGGTATGTACACGTCCATCGTACTTACCGCTTTCGCAATCTTCAGCAATAATAGTGCGGATAAAATCCAGACTGGTTCCTTCGTTGTTCTCTTCAGTCGCTACAGGAGCCTTACTCATGAATACGTCCTCTAAATCTATTTCTTCGCATTGGTGCGATTATGAACAATTTATAAGCGGATGACATACGGGAAACAATCGCGACGGTCAATTAACATGCTTCACCGTATATATTTTTAAAATCATTTTCGCCTCATAACCGTGTAACATTATATAGAAGCATGGCAAATGCTCCAAGTACAAATCAAATCGTATCTCAAAGAACAAGGCTTGGCACATGAAATTTATTCCGCAGACCCAGCATCTGTTTTTTCTTTCTGCCTAGAGCTTCTCCGGCACCGTCTGCTTAATCCATACCATTGCACGAAAGAACCTTGCCATATTTTGCAACTGAAATGTAATTTTTATTTTATATTATCAACTTTTTTAAAATTACTGAGCACAACTTCACTTTTTATCAGTACGAAACTTCTTCTTTTATATCAGGAGATAATTGAACACTTACATAAACTAAATTTGATATATTAAGTTTATGGAATATATTTTTTACTTTTTTGATAAAAAGAGCAGTTTTCGTTTTGACAATTTTAGTATTTTCGTGAACAAAGAATATGAACGGGACGTTATTTATTCTCGATTGCGCTAGACGACGCTCAATTGAACAACCATATTGCTAAAATAAAAGGCAATACGTTTTTTTAACGCTGGAGGAACATATGAAATTTTCTGGTCTGGTTAAGTCCATCATAACCGGTCTCGCCGTTACAGCATTGTGTGTCCCTGCATTTGCCGCAGACACAATCAAACTCGGCGTAGCTGGTGCCCACAGTGGCGACCTTGCTTCCTATGGTTTGCCTACTGTTAATGCAGCAAAAGTTGTTGTTGAAAAAATCAATGCCGCCGGTGGCGTAAATGGTAAACAAGTTGAACTGCTCATTCAGGATGACCAGTGCAAACCTGAACAAGCTACAAACGTAGCAACCAAACTTGTTTCTGACGGCGCAGACATTGTTCTCGGTCATATCTGCTCAGGTGCCACGAAAGCAGCATTGCCTATCTACACAGAAGGCAAACTTATCGCCATGTCACCAAGTGCTACCAACCCTATGCTTACCCAGTCCGGTGACTACCCTACATTCTTCCGCACCATCGCATCTGACGATATGCAGGCTCGTCTCGGTGTTGATTTTGCCATCGAAAAGCTTGGTGCGAAAAAAATTGCCGTACTTCACGATAAGGGTGACTACGGCAAAGGCTATGCAGAATTTGCACGCAAATTTATTGAAGAAGGCGGCAAAGCCGAAGTTGTTATGTTTGAAGGCGTAACACCTGGTGCTCCTGACTACTCAGCAGTAGTACAAAAAATCCGTCGCAACAAAGCAGATACCGTTATTTACGGCGGCTACCATCCGGAAGCTTCCAAGCTCGTCACACAGATGCGCAAAAAACGTATTAAAGCAAACTTCGTTTCTGATGACGGCGTAAAAGACGATACATTTATCAAAGTGGCTGGCAAAAATGCAGAAGGCGTATACGCTTCCGGCCCTATCGATGTATCTAATCTGCCAATGTACAAAGAAGCCATCGCGGCACACGTAAAAATGTTCGGAACCGAGCCGGGCGCATTCTACCCGGCAGCATACGCAGCAACAGTAGCAATGCTCACAGCAATTGAACGTGCAGATTCCACTGACTACGATGCAGTTACAGCTAAGCTTCGCAGCGAATTTGTTGATACTCCTGTAGGTAAAATCAAGTTCAACGAAAAAGGCGATGCAGAAGGCGTTGGTTTCTCCATGTATCAAGTTCAGAACGGTAAATACGTAGAACTCAAATAAACCGCATTGACCGCAACTACTACGGGGAGCAGTCTCGTATTGCTCCCCGTTTTACTCAGATAATAGCCTTTGTACCTGCAAATATTTTGCAGACAGGCATCTCTGACAGGGACATACACATGGATTGGGAATTTTTCATCGAATTGGGTCTTGGCGGATTAACGCGCGGGAGTATCTACGCTCTCATCGCTATCGGCTATACGATGGTATACGGTATTATTGAGCTTATTAACTTCGCACATGGCGAAATTTATATGCTCGGTGCATTTACCGGTCTTATCGTTGCCGGAGTTATGGGTGTGTACGGATTTCCTGCTGTTGCAATCCTGCTTATGGCAATAGTTATTGCCGTACTGTACTGTGCTGCCTACGGGTACACTATGGAAAAAGTGGCATACAAGCCGCTTAGAGGCGCTGCTCGCCTCTCTCCACTTATTTCTGCTATCGGTATGTCACTCTTTCTCCAGAACTACATTATTCTGGCGCAAACGTCCGACTTTTTACCGTTTCCAACGCTGATTCCAGACTTTGAATTTATGGAGCCGATTGCACACATTTTCGGCTCTACAGATTTAGTCATTGTTGTAGCCAGTGCAATTTCCATGGCTGCACTTACCGTGTTCATTAAATTTACCAAAATGGGCAAAGCCATGCGTGCTACCGCCCAGAACCGTAAAATGGCAATGCTCCTCGGCATTAACGCCGACAGGATTATTTCTACAACCTTCATCATTGGCTCTTCACTGGCTGCTCTCGGTGGTGTGCTTATTTCAACGCACTCAGGTCAGCTCAACTTTATGATCGGTTTTATTGCCGGTGTAAAAGCATTTACGGCTGCGGTTCTCGGCGGCATCGGCTCCATTCCCGGCGCCATGCTCGGCGGACTCTTCCTCGGACTGACAGAAAGCTATGCAGCAGGATACATTTCCAGTGACTACGAAGACGTGTTCGCCTTCTCCTTGCTGGTTATCTTCCTCATTTTCCGTCCATCCGGTATTCTGGGTAAAGCCCCTGTGGAAAAGGTATAACCGTATTCACTCGTAACGAAAGAAGGAGTTGCAGAACATAGTTTTCTGCGAAGAGATACAATGCAAGGACTGAAACAATCCATAATTACCAGTTTGTGGTTCATGTTCCTTACATTTCCTATCATGGTTGTTCGAGTAAATACCATTGAGAACACCGTTGAATGGAGATGGATGAACCTTGCCTACGTCGGCGTTGCTATATTCGTATTGTCATACGTATGGCGCTGGGCTTTGGCTCGTAAGGAAGCAAAACAATTTGAAACTGAACCTGCAACAAAACCGAAAAAACAACTTTGGATATCCCGTGCTCTTGAAGAACCGGCAGTTGCACGCCCTGCTCTTGCAGCGGTGTTTGCATTAAGCATCGCTATGCCGTTACTCGTAAGCACCTACCAGACGAACATTTTCATTTCATTTTTGTTGTATGTTATTCTCGGTCTCGGCTTGAATATTATCGTAGGCGTAGCGGGTCTTCTTTTCTTGGGACACGCAGCGTTCTATGCAATCGGAGCGTACAGTTACGCCCTGCTCAACCATTATTTCGGAATTGGCTTCTGGATAGCCCTGCCTCTCGGCGGCTTATTCGCCTGTCTTGGCGGCATTATGCTCGCCTTCCCTGTGCTTCGTTTGCGTGGTGACTACCTTGCAATTGTTACACTCGGTTTCGGCGAGATCATCCGGCTTGTTCTGGAAAACTGGAGTGACTTAACAGGCGGCCCTTCCGGTATTTCCAATATCGACAGACCGGGTCTGTTCGGCATGGAGCTTTCCGTAGCGGACGCTAATATCTACATTTACTACATCGTTCTTGCTCTCGCCATCATTACGATGATTGCAGTGCAGCGACTGAAAAACTCACGTATCGGTCGTGCATTACAGGCACTACGTGAAGATGAAATCGCCTGTCAGGCAATGGGCATTGATCGAGTAAACGTAAAACTTATGGCATTCGGGCTGGGTACGGCATGGGCTGGTTTTGCAGGTGTAATTTTTGCTGCAAAAACAACCTTTATCAACCCTGCCAGCTTCACCTTTATGGAATCGGCAATCATCTTATCCATCGTAGTACTTGGTGGCATGGGATCAAACCTTGGTGTAATCCTCGGCTCTGCTTTCCTCGTACTTATGCCGGAATATCTGCGTGCATTCTCCGAATACCGCATGATTCTGTTTGCGGCTGCTATGGTGCTCATGATGGTATTCCGTCCACAAGGACTTATTGCTCCAAAGGGACGTAAATACCATGTAGATGACCCCGATCTTGCAAAAGAAGGAGGAGCGTAATGTCTACAGTACTCAACGTAAGTTCGCTCTCCAAAAGTTTTGGTGGTCTGCGCGCCCTTAACGATGTTGACCTTACGGTGGACAGCGGGGAAATCGTAGCACTTATTGGTCCAAACGGAGCCGGTAAAACAACATTCTTTAACTGCATTACAGGCATTTATGAACCGACTGACGGCGATGTGTTCTTTACACCTCTTGGAGATACTGAACGCCGCGTCAACGGCATTAAGCCCAACAAAGTTACTGAACTTGGTATGGCACGAACCTTCCAGAATATTCGCCTTTTCAAAAATATGACTGTTCTGGAAAACGTTATGGTTGCCCGCCACTGCCGAACCAAAGCCGGAATTCTTGATGCGTTGCTGCGCCCGCCGCATGTAAAACGTGAAGAAAAAGAAAATATTGAGAAAAGTTACGAGCTGCTCAAATACATAGGTCTTCATCAGCACTACAACGATCTTGCCTGCAACTTGCCGTACGGCGATCAACGCAGGTTGGAAATTGCCCGTGCTATGGCAACAGAACCTTCTCTGCTGTTGCTTGATGAACCTGCAGCGGGCATGAACCCGCAAGAGACAGCATCACTCAAGCAACTGGTGCTTGATATCCGCGACAAGTTCAATCTTGCCATTCTGCTTATTGAACATGACATGAGCATGGTTATGAGTCTGTCCGAACGCATCTACGTTATGGAGTACGGATGTCTCATTTCTCAGGGTACTCCTGAAGAGATCAGCAAAGATCCGCAGGTTATCAAAGCGTACCTCGGGGAGGAAAGCCATGCTTAAATTAAACGGAATCAACACATTCTATGGAAACATC
Proteins encoded in this region:
- a CDS encoding branched-chain amino acid ABC transporter permease — translated: MQGLKQSIITSLWFMFLTFPIMVVRVNTIENTVEWRWMNLAYVGVAIFVLSYVWRWALARKEAKQFETEPATKPKKQLWISRALEEPAVARPALAAVFALSIAMPLLVSTYQTNIFISFLLYVILGLGLNIIVGVAGLLFLGHAAFYAIGAYSYALLNHYFGIGFWIALPLGGLFACLGGIMLAFPVLRLRGDYLAIVTLGFGEIIRLVLENWSDLTGGPSGISNIDRPGLFGMELSVADANIYIYYIVLALAIITMIAVQRLKNSRIGRALQALREDEIACQAMGIDRVNVKLMAFGLGTAWAGFAGVIFAAKTTFINPASFTFMESAIILSIVVLGGMGSNLGVILGSAFLVLMPEYLRAFSEYRMILFAAAMVLMMVFRPQGLIAPKGRKYHVDDPDLAKEGGA
- a CDS encoding ABC transporter ATP-binding protein, yielding MSTVLNVSSLSKSFGGLRALNDVDLTVDSGEIVALIGPNGAGKTTFFNCITGIYEPTDGDVFFTPLGDTERRVNGIKPNKVTELGMARTFQNIRLFKNMTVLENVMVARHCRTKAGILDALLRPPHVKREEKENIEKSYELLKYIGLHQHYNDLACNLPYGDQRRLEIARAMATEPSLLLLDEPAAGMNPQETASLKQLVLDIRDKFNLAILLIEHDMSMVMSLSERIYVMEYGCLISQGTPEEISKDPQVIKAYLGEESHA
- a CDS encoding branched-chain amino acid ABC transporter substrate-binding protein, which gives rise to MKFSGLVKSIITGLAVTALCVPAFAADTIKLGVAGAHSGDLASYGLPTVNAAKVVVEKINAAGGVNGKQVELLIQDDQCKPEQATNVATKLVSDGADIVLGHICSGATKAALPIYTEGKLIAMSPSATNPMLTQSGDYPTFFRTIASDDMQARLGVDFAIEKLGAKKIAVLHDKGDYGKGYAEFARKFIEEGGKAEVVMFEGVTPGAPDYSAVVQKIRRNKADTVIYGGYHPEASKLVTQMRKKRIKANFVSDDGVKDDTFIKVAGKNAEGVYASGPIDVSNLPMYKEAIAAHVKMFGTEPGAFYPAAYAATVAMLTAIERADSTDYDAVTAKLRSEFVDTPVGKIKFNEKGDAEGVGFSMYQVQNGKYVELK
- a CDS encoding glutamine--tRNA ligase/YqeY domain fusion protein, which produces MSKAPVATEENNEGTSLDFIRTIIAEDCESGKYDGRVHTRFPPEPNGYLHLGHAKSICLNFGIAQEHEGGICNLRFDDTNPLKEEDEYVRSIQEDVTWLGFDWGEKPFYTSDYFEVLFGHAVKLIEMGKAYVDHSTPEAIREMRGTLTEPGTESPYRTRSVEENLDLFNRMRNGEFADGECVLRAKIDMASPNMIMRDPALYRIRRATHHRTGDAWCIYPMYDFAHCLSDSQEHITHSICTLEFENNRELYDWLLETLGVYRPQQIEFARLNLTHTVLSKRKLIQLVEEGHVRGWDDPRMPTISGLRRRGCPPEAIREFCSRIGVAKADSMVDAAMLEFCMREKLNAVAPRLMGVVDPVKVVITNYPEDQVDEFEMPLHPELEEYGKRTVPFSRELYIERADFREEAPRKFFRLTVGKEVRLRYAYYITCTDVVKDENGEITEIHCTYDPETKGGWSEDGRKVKGTLHWVSVKHAVPAEVRLYEPLFEKENPNKVEEGKTFIDYINPDSEKIITAYLEPRLAECKAGERVQFERLGYYCADLDTTTEKPVFNRTATLRDSWKRVERNQK
- a CDS encoding branched-chain amino acid ABC transporter permease LivH (LivHMGF is the membrane component of the LIV-I/LS branched-chain amino acid transporter); protein product: MDWEFFIELGLGGLTRGSIYALIAIGYTMVYGIIELINFAHGEIYMLGAFTGLIVAGVMGVYGFPAVAILLMAIVIAVLYCAAYGYTMEKVAYKPLRGAARLSPLISAIGMSLFLQNYIILAQTSDFLPFPTLIPDFEFMEPIAHIFGSTDLVIVVASAISMAALTVFIKFTKMGKAMRATAQNRKMAMLLGINADRIISTTFIIGSSLAALGGVLISTHSGQLNFMIGFIAGVKAFTAAVLGGIGSIPGAMLGGLFLGLTESYAAGYISSDYEDVFAFSLLVIFLIFRPSGILGKAPVEKV